A region of the Primulina eburnea isolate SZY01 chromosome 7, ASM2296580v1, whole genome shotgun sequence genome:
ATCGTGCTAGCGAGGTGCTCAACAATACCAAAGTTTTGAGCTCTTGTGTATTATCCATTGAAAGTAggattcttgtttttttttgttgGCCTGACATATACATGTATCATAAGATACAAGTTAACTCGATATTATAATTATTCAAAACTTGATGAAATTCGTCTAGACAGATTGTTTTCACTCGTATAAGTTCCCGGCATGTCGAATGAAAGAGGTAGTTAGGGGTAGTCTACCCCCTCTCTCAAAAAAATTACTCATTACTTTGTTGTTTTGCATTCGGCCGGCAAACAAAATATCTCATACTTTCCTGATTCCAGGCCTGATTATACTCTATGGCAGCATGGTCAAGAAAAAATGGGCCGTAAACTCGGCCTTCATGGCGCTCTATGCATTCGCAGCTGTGCTCATATGTTGGGTATCATGGGCTTATAGAATGTCCTTCGGATCACCTATGTTGCCCATATTAGGAAAGCCTGGTCAGGCCATGACTGATACCTATGTTTTGAAGCACGAATCCGGAACATCTCTCCCGACTGCAGATGATGTATTCTATCAGTTTGCATTTGCTGCCATCACTGTTATATTGCTGGCCGGCTCATTGGTGGGAAGGATGAACTTTTACGCGTGGATGTTGTTCGTTCCGCTCTGGGTTACTTTGTCTTACACGGTGGGTGCATACACCATATGGGGCTCGGGGTTCTTGAGAGACTACATTATTGACTATGCAGGGGGCTATGTTGTCCATTTGTCTTCAGGGGTTGCTGGTTTCACTGCTGCTTATTGGGTAATCTTGATATACATAATCAAACTTTGATTCAAATACTTTCTCAAGtataaatttgtataaatcaagATGGCCTTTTTCGTGATGACTTTGGTGTTCTTTTCTGTTACATTATATTACATTCTAGGTTGGACCAAGGCATTCCCATGACAGACAACATTTTCCACCaaacaacataataaatatgttGGGTGGCGCAGGTTTCCTATGGATGGGTTGGACCGGATTCAATGGTGGCTCGCCACTCGCGGCTAACAGGATCACATCGCTCGCTGTGTTGAATACGCACGTGTGCACCGCCACGAGCCTCCTCGTGTGGCTTTCACTCGACATGGTGGTCTACTTCAAGAGCTCTGTCATTGGTGCTGTCCAGGGGATGATCACTGGCCTCGTTTGTATTACTCCTGGTGCAGGTAATTCGACTAGTTAATAGTTTAATATATGACAAATACGTTACGAGTACAATTGAGTTAGAATACAAaatctttcttctttttttatgATAGTAGATTTCTTGAGAAAATACAAAAGGTTCATTTTAAAATGTAAGGTTAGAATATTTTTTTGGGAGATTTTATGCTATCCAAAATAGCCTATGCTTCTACAATACTGTAATACACCATTTTTTGGTGTGCATTTGGATTTGGTAGGCATTGTGGATACATGGGCCGCGGTACTAATGGGTATACTTTCGGGCTCAGTACCATGGTACACCATGATGGTCTTGCACAAGAAATCATCCTTTTTCCAAGAAGTCGACGACACATTGGGAGTATTCCACACCCACGCAGTTGCGGGCCTACTGGGCGGGCTCCTGTCAGGCCTCTTCGCTCATCCCGACCTCCTCCATATGTTCTATCCGCCACCAAGGACTCCTAGACCGGGCTTCATCTACGGTCTAGTCGATGGCGACTTAAGGGGCGGACTTCACCAAATGTGCTACCAAATCTTGGGAGCGCTTTTTATATCTGCATGGAATGTTGTATTGACTAGCTTGATATGCATCTTGATAAATAGAATAATTCCACTTCGAATGGACGAAGATGACCTTGAGATAGGGGATGATGCGGCACACGGGGAGGAAGCGTATGCATTGTGGGGAGACGGAGTAAGGGAACCTCCACCTCTACGTTTTAGAATGACGCCTAGGATGCCTGCCTTTTGTAGGCGTCACGGGAGCCAACAACATGGGTTATGAGCCGGAAAGCCCGGCCCGAAGTTTGTTTCATTTCACTTGGTAAATTCTGTAGCTGTACGTACGGGCATTGCCTTCACAAGCGTGGGGTCTTTTTTAAATGGCTAGCCAGTAATAATATCATGGTTGGGAGGGGATATTCGAGGACCTAGTTGGTTCTCGAAATGCTTGCCAAGAAACCTACAATCCCGGGgttcaatttttaaatttttttaccaaATATAACAAATTTAAATTACTATAATATGTATATAATATAGAAAAGATCACACATGtgcataatttttaaataaacctCTCGTACGACGGTCTTCCAAATCTACTATCGACCTGATAATAAATGAAGTGCatattactatttttttttacataaaaacaatatttttaatgagTCGTGTCGGGTAAAAAatatgtatcacaaaattgactcgtaTGACGATTTTATATGAGTTTTTAATCTAACAAATTGATTCggtcacttttttttttttcaattgagCATATATTAGACTCCGAGCTGTCTTCAGACATTCCATTCTGGGTTCGGAAGTTCTGATCATGTTCGATGGTTTTGAAATACTCTGAGACGCCCTAAATTTGAAGATTgttctcactgtaccaagatgagtctttccagcgtacttatgtcctcactcacgcaccctaggaaacttctcaGATGGTCACCTATCTCAAAATTGTTcaaagtcaagcacgcttaactttagagttcttatgtgatgagctagcgaaaagaagatgcaccttcttgatatgagtaatatcaatcaaatcttttaagtcatcttcaactgtacagtctcATACATGAACAATTTTGGAATCCCTCTCTTTCCGGTGTAAGATCGGTCCATTCATGTTCTCTCAACCTAAAAGCCTGTGAAGAGCCGTTCATTgctcgtgcaacctcatggcatcGGCGATCACACTCTGTTCTCTTCGACTCAGGACCTCACATACTCTCTGGTCGTTCCGAACTAACTACTgaatatatatttcaatttgTTGAAGTGACAACACTCAATCATGTTTAATCATACTTAAAACTTAGGTCATTACATGAATTGTTTATGATGGTCTCTAATTTCTTGTTCATTTATGCCCATATCCATATTTCAATGCTTACTTTTACATCCATGGCTCTTTATGTGATCTATGTTGATTTATATATAATTGGGAGGCAAAGttatcaagaaaaaaaaaacttatattttataatgcTCATTAATCACAATGGAGAGAGGGTGTTATAATGTCCATTCCATCGTGCATCCAAACGTGGGCGTCCGTCTCATTTTGCCCCTCGTGTTTTTTTCTGTCTTTATGGCACCAATATCAAGTGTACACAGTCTTTTTATATGATTAAACAATTCTCGTGCGTGAAACTCAtgaattcgtgagacggattgACTTGatgcatattttaaaaaaaattgacataaaaataatatcttttTATGAACCAGATCGAGTTAgatatctgtatcacaaaaaTGATCTATAAAACGATCATAAATGTTTTAGAATATGACATTTGAACTATTTATTCACACTTTATTTGACTTCTTTCCCCAATGACTGTTTTCTTTGAATTGAACTCTCACCTACATTATTAATCAATTCCTGAGAAATTATCTTACAATTGGCTAACATTTGAAATACACACAAATATTGACTTCGACTTTAGCATCTACATGGCCAAAAAATCAATGGCACTCCACACAAATAAATATACTCAAGTTTTTTGGAACCAAGGTCTGAAGCCTCGATCCCCCATCATCCTTCTTGGCTCCTTTTCTTTCTTCCTATGCAAATTCGATAAAGACGACGTAAATTTCGCGGTCGCCACCTTCCTCACGAGCAATCTCCACCGGGCATCACTTCCATCTTGCTCTGCCTTTAACTTGAATTGCCTGATACAACAGTACAGGTATATTCAAAACCTCGGACGATTCACAATTTATTTTAGGCCGGAGAAGTAGTCGTACTTGATGTCTGAATCAATACGGCATTTTACATTTATGAGGAAATGTCATTTTTTTGTCGGCCCTGATATTTGGTTGTCACGTCAATTTTTTTAAGAGGTCATTTTGGATGCAAGACATCGCTTTCTATGTCAATATTGGAGTCTCACCTTTTTCACACGCCTAAAACACACAGCCACCTTTAGTATACTATTGCCATTCAGAAAAGGATAGGATTGCCAACGGTTGCGGGAGCTTCAAGACAGCTCGATTCGTGTTAAAATTAATGGGATCTCACAATGTAGACGAGACTCGAAAAACTTTATTTATCTTT
Encoded here:
- the LOC140837048 gene encoding ammonium transporter 2 member 3-like: MDSNNSLPGGLIPDEANPPWMNKGDNGWELTAATLVGLQSVPGLIILYGSMVKKKWAVNSAFMALYAFAAVLICWVSWAYRMSFGSPMLPILGKPGQAMTDTYVLKHESGTSLPTADDVFYQFAFAAITVILLAGSLVGRMNFYAWMLFVPLWVTLSYTVGAYTIWGSGFLRDYIIDYAGGYVVHLSSGVAGFTAAYWVGPRHSHDRQHFPPNNIINMLGGAGFLWMGWTGFNGGSPLAANRITSLAVLNTHVCTATSLLVWLSLDMVVYFKSSVIGAVQGMITGLVCITPGAGIVDTWAAVLMGILSGSVPWYTMMVLHKKSSFFQEVDDTLGVFHTHAVAGLLGGLLSGLFAHPDLLHMFYPPPRTPRPGFIYGLVDGDLRGGLHQMCYQILGALFISAWNVVLTSLICILINRIIPLRMDEDDLEIGDDAAHGEEAYALWGDGVREPPPLRFRMTPRMPAFCRRHGSQQHGL